The Streptomyces tubercidicus DNA segment GCCTCCGCCAAGCGCCTGCTCAAGGGCCGGATCGGTATCGACGCCGAGGCCGGCCCGACCGAGATCGCGGTCCTCGCGGACGCCACCGCCGACCCCGAGCACGTCGCCGCCGACCTGATCAGCCAGGCCGAGCACGACACCCTCGCCGCCGCCGTCCTGGTCACCGACTCCGCCGAGCTCGCCGACGCCGTCGACGAGGCGCTCAAGCGGCAGGTCGCGGCCACCAAGCACATCGAGCGGATCACCGAGGCGCTGGCCGGCCGGCAGTCCGCGACCGTCCTCGTCGACGGCATCGACGAGGGCCTGCGGGTCGTGGACGCCTACGGCGCCGAACATCTGGAGATCCAGACCGCCGACGCCACCGCCGTCGCCGCCCGGGTCCGTAACGCCGGCGCCGTCTTCGTCGGCCCGTACGCCCCGGTCTCCCTCGGTGACTACTGCGCCGGATCCAACCACGTGCTGCCCACCGGCGGTTGCGCTTGCCACTCCTCCGGGCTGTCCGTGCAGTCCTTCCTGCGCGGCATCCATGTCGTGGACTACTCGCGCGACGCGCTGGCCGAGGTCGCCCACCATGTGGTGACCCTCGCCGAGGCCGAGGATCTTCCGGCGCATGGTGCGGCGCTCAAGGCCAGGTTCGACTGGAAGGTCCCGCAGAGCAAGTGAGCAGGCACGTGACCCGTAACTCCGCTGTGTCCCGTATGGACGAGCTCCCCATCCGTGACGAGCTGCGCGGCAAGTCCCCCTACGGGGCTCCGCAGCTGGACGTCCCGGTGCGGCTGAACACCAACGAGAACCCCTACCCGCTGCCCGAGCCGCTGGTCCGGCGGATCGCCGAGCGGGTGACCGAGGCCGCCCGGCAGCTCAATCGCTACCCCGACCGGGACGCCGTCGAGCTGCGCACCGAACTGGCCCGCTACCTCACCCACACCGCGGGCCACGAGGTCAACAAGGACCAGGTGTGGGCCGCCAACGGCTCCAACGAGGTCATCCAGCAGCTGCTGCAGACCTTCGCCGGCCCCGGCCGCACCGCCCTCGGCTTCGAGCCCTCGTACTCGATGCACGGGCTGATCTCCCGCGGCACGGGCACCGGCTGGCTCTCCGGCCCGCGCAACGACGACTTCACCATCGATGTGGAGGCGGCGCGGGCGGCCATCGCCGAGCACCGTCCGCATGTGGTCTTCATCTGCTCGCCGAACAACCCCACCGGCACCGCCGTCGAGGCCGAGACGGTGCTGGCGCTGTACGAGGCGGCGCAGGCGGCCCGTGCCGATGCCGCCGGGGCCCTGGTGGTGGTCGACGAGGCCTACGGCGAGTTCAGCCACCGGCCCTCGCTGCTGCCGCTGATCGCGGGCCGGCCGAATCTGGTGGTCTCCCGGACGATGTCCAAGGCCTTCGGCGCCGCCGGGCTGCGGCTGGGCTATCTGGCCGCCGACCCCGCCGTGGTCGACGCCGTCCAGCTCGTCCGGCTCCCGTACCACCTCTCGTCCGTCACCCAGGCCACCGCACTGGCCGCACTGGAGCACACCGACACGCTCCTGAAGTACGTCGAGCAGCTGAAGACCGAGCGGGACCGCCTGGTCAGCGAGCTGCGGGCGGCCGGCTGCCGGGTCGTCGACTCCGACGCCAACTTCGTGCAGTTCGGTCTCTTCGAGGATTCCCACGCCACCTGGCAGGCGATCCTTGACCACGGTGTGCTGGTCCGTGACAACGGCGTACCGGGCTGGCTGCGGGTCACCGCCGGCACCCCGGCCGAGAACGACGCGTTCCTGGACGCGGTTCGCGCAGTACTGAAGGAGAGCAAGCGATGACCCGCGTAGGACGCGTGGAGCGCACGACGAAGGAAACGTCCGTGCTCGTCGAGATCGATCTCGACGGCAAGGGGGACGTGGACGTCTCGACCGGTGTCGGCTTCTACGACCACATGCTCGACCAGCTCGGCCGGCACGGTCTGTTCGACCTCAAGGTCAAGACCGACGGCGATCTGCACATCGACACCCACCACACCATCGAGGACACCGCCCTCGCCCTGGGTGCCGCCTTCAAGCAGGCCCTCGGCGACAAGTCCGGGATCTACCGCTTCGGCAACTGCACGGTCCCCCTGGACGAGTCGCTCGCCCAGGTGACCGTCGACCTCTCCGGCCGCCCGTACCTGGTGCACACCGAGCCGGAGAACATGGCGCCGATGATCGGCAGCTATGACACCACGATGACCCGGCACATCTTCGAGTCCTTCGTCGCCCAGGCCCAGATAGCGCTGCACATCCACGTCCCGTACGGGCGCAACGCCCACCACATCGTGGAGTGCCAGTTCAAGGCGCTGGCCCGCGCCCTGCGGTACGCCAGCGAGCGCGACCCGCGGGCGGCCGGCATCATCCCCTCCACCAAGGGAGCCCTGTAGCCCGTGAACGGTCTCTCCACCGTCTTCATCCTGGTCGGGCTCTTCCTCCTCGGCGGCGTCTACTCCTTCTGGAAGCAGCAGCTGCCCAAGGGCCTGATCGTGCTGTTGTCCCTCGGCTCGGCGCTGTGTCTGATCGCCGGTGTGCTGCGGCTGGAGGTATGGAATTGAGCCCCTCGGCATCCCGTAAGCGCGTCGTCGTCTTCGACTACGGCTTCGGCAACGTCCGCTCCGCCGAGCGTGCCCTGGCGCATGTCGGCGCCGACGTCGAGATCACCCGGGACTTCGACCGGGCGATGAACGCCGAGGGGCTGCTGGTCCCCGGTGTCGGCGCCTTCGCCGCCTGTATGGCCGGGCTGAAGGAGGCCCGCGGCGACTGGCTGGTGGGCCGCAGGCTGGCCGGCGGCCGCCCCGTCATGGGCATCTGCGTCGGCATGCAGATCCTCTTCGGCCGGGGCATCGAGCACGGTGTGGAGACCGAGGGCCTGGACGAGTGGCCCGGCACGGTCGGCCCGCTCAAGGCCGACATCGTCCCGCACATGGGCTGGAACACCGTCGAGGCCGCCGAGGGCTCCCGGCTCTTCGCCGGGCTGCCCGCCGACGCCCGCTACTACTTCGTGCACTCCTACGCGGTGCACGACTGGGAGCTGGAGGTCGGCAACCCGCATCTCACCGCGCCCAAGGTCACCTGGGCCACGCACGGCGAGCCCTTCGTGGCCGCGGTCGAGAACGGCCCGCTGTGCGCCACCCAGTTCCACCCCGAGAAGTCCGGCGACGCCGGCGCCCAGCTCCTGACCAACTGGATCAACACCCTGTGAGCCCCCTGATGCCGAAGCTCGAACTCCTCCCCGCCGTCGATGTCCGCGACGGCCAGGCCGTCCGCCTCGTCCACGGCGAGTCCGGCTCCGAGACCTCCTACGGCGACCCGCTGGAGGCGGCCCTCGCCTGGCAGCGGTCCGGCGCCGAATGGCTGCACCTCGTCGACCTCGACGCGGCCTTCGGCACCGGCGACAACCGGGCGCAGATCGCCGAGGTCGCCCGCTCCATGGACATCAAGGTCGAGCTGTCCGGCGGCATCCGCGACGACGACACGCTCGCCGCCGCCCTCGCCACCGGCTGCCGCCGGGTCAACCTCGGCACCGCCGCGCTGGAGACCCCCGAGTGGGTCGCCAAGGTCATCGCCGAGCACGGCGACCAGATCGCGGTCGGCCTGGACGTCCGCGGCACGACGCTGCGCGGCCGCGGCTGGACCCGCGACGGCGGCGACCTCTACGAGACGCTGGCCCGCCTCGACACCGAGGGCTGCGCCCGCTATGTCGTCACCGACATCAACAAGGACGGCACCCTCCAGGGCCCCAACCTGGAACTGCTGCGGAACGTCTGCGCCGCCACCGACCGGCCGGTGGTCGCCTCGGGCGGCGTGTCCTCGCTCGACGACCTGCGGGCGCTGGCCACGCTGGTCCCGGAAGGTGTCGAGGGCGCGATCGTCGGCAAGGCGCTCTATGCGAAGGCGTTCACCCTCGAAGAGGCGCTGGCAGCAGTGTCGTAACCGAAAGGCGGCGTGATGACCATCGAGCGCGTACGGACCGGCAGCCCCTGGGAAGAGAAGATCGGATTCGCACGCGCCGTGGCGGCCGGCGACCGGGTCCTGGTCGCCGGCACGATGCCACTGGTCGATGGCGTCCTGCAGGGGGAGGGCGACCCCTATGTGCAGACCAAGGCCGCCCTCACCCACGCGCTGGAGGCCCTCACCCCCTTCGGCCTCGGCGCCGAAGCGGTCCTCCGCACCCGTCTGTACCTCACGCACCTACGCGATGTGGACGCGGCCGGCCGCGCCCACCGGGAGCTGTTCGCCGCCGCGCCGCCCGTCTCGACCCTGGTCGTGGTCTCCGGCTTCGCCGACTCCCGCGTCCTGGTCGAAGTAGAACTCGAAGCATTCCGAGCACTGTCAGAGAGGCCTGAACCGACATGACCCTGGCGGTCCGAGTCATCCCTTGCCTGGACGTCGACAACGGCCGGGTCGTCAAGGGCGTCAACTTCCAGAACCTGCGGGACGCCGGCGACCCCGTCGAGATGGCGAAGATCTACGGGGATGAGGGCGCCGACGAGCTGACCTTCCTCGACATCACCGCCTCCTCCGGCAACCGCGAGACCACCTACGACGTGGTCCGCCGCACCGCCGAGCAGGTCTTCATCCCGCTGACCGTCGGCGGCGGCGTCCGCACCCCCGAGGACGTCGACAAGCTGCTGCGGGCCGGCGCCGACAAGGTCGGGGTCAACACCGCCGCCATCGCTCGCCCCGACGTCATCCGCGAGATCGCCGAACGCTTCGGCAGCCAGGTCCTGGTCCTCTCGGTCGACGCCCGCCGCACCGACGCGGGCACGCCGTCCGGATACGAGGTCACCACCCACGGCGGCCGCCGCGGCACCGGTATCGACGCCGTCGAATGGGCGCACCGCGCCGCCGAGCTGGGCGCCGGGGAGATCCTCCTCAACTCCATGGACGCCGACGGCACCAAGGACGGCTACGACGTCGAGATGATCGAGGCGGTCCGCAAGCACGTCTCCGTCCCGGTCATCGCCTCCGGCGGCGCCGGCAGGCTGGACGACTTCGCCCCGGCCGTGGCCGCCGGCGCCGACGCGGTGCTGGCCGCCTCCGTCTTCCACTTCGGCGATCTGCGCATCTCCCAGGTCAAGGACGCACTGCGGGGTGCGGGGCACCCGGTGCGCTGAGGCGGGGCGGCTCGGCGGTCTTTCCCCGGCGGCCCTTCCTCGGCGGTCCTGCCTCAGCGGCCCTTGCGTGCCGCCCGGAGGAACTCGCGGTTCATCGCCGTGATGCTGAACAGCGGGATGCCCTTGGGGCAGGCGGTGGCGCACTCACCGGCGAGGGTGCAGCCGCCGAAGCCCTCGTCGTCCATCTGCGCCACCATGTCCAGCACCCGGCTGCCGCGTTCGGGCGCGCCCTGCGGCAGCACATTGAGATGGTTCACCTTGGCCGAGGTGAACAGCATCGCGGCCCCGTTCGGACAGGCCGCCACACAGGCACCGCAGCCGATGCACTCGGCGTGCTCGAACGCGGACTCGGCGTCCGGCTTGGGCACGGGCGTCGCATGGGCCTCCGGCGCGGCCCCGGTCGGCGCGGTGATGTATCCGCCGGCCTGGATGATCCGGTCGAAGGCGGAGCGGTCGACGACCAGGTCCTTGACGACCGGGAACGCCGCGGCGCGCCACGGCTCGATGTCGATGGTGTCGCCGTCCCGGAAGGACCGCATGTGCAGCTGGCAGGTCGTGGTGTGCTCGGGGCCGTGCGGCGCGCCGTTGATGACGAGTGAGCAGGCGCCGCAGATGCCCTCGCGGCAGTCGTGGTCGAAGGCGACCGGGTCGTCACCCTGGAGGATCAGCTCCTCGTTGAGGGTGTCGAGCATCTCCAGGAACGACATGTCCGGCGAGATGCCGTCGACCTCGTAGGTGGACAGGGCACCGTCGGCGTCGGCGTTCGGCTGGCGCCAGACGCGCAGGGTGAGCCTCATGCGTAGCTCCGCTGGGTGGGGTGGACGTACTCGAAGACCAGGTCTTCCTTGTGCAGCACGGGGGCCTCGCCGGTGGCGGTGAACTCCCAGGCCGCGGCGTAGGAGAACTCCTCGTCGCGGCGCGCGGCCTCACCGTCCGGGGTCCGGTGCTCCGTGCGGAAGTGGCCGCCGCAGGACTCGGCCCGGTGCAGCGCGTCGAGGCACATCAGCTCGGCGAGCTCCAGGTAGTCCACGATGCGGTTGGCCTTCTCCAGGGACTGGTTGAACTCCTCACCGGTGCCGGGCACTTTGAGTCGGCGCCAGAACTCCTCGCGGATCTGCGGGATCCGGTCCAGGGCCTTGCGCAGCCCCTCGTCGCTGCGGGCCATCCCGCAGAACTCCCACATCAGCTCGCCCAGTTCCCGGTGGAAGGAGTCGGGCGTACGGTCCCCGTCGACGGCGAGCAGCCGCGCCAGCCGGTTCTCCGTCTCCTGCACCGCCGCCGTGACCACCGGGTGGTCCGCGGAGACCTCGTCGTGGTGCGGATGGCGCGCCAGGTAGTCGTTGATCGTCGACGGCAGGACGAAGTAGCCGTCGGCCAGCCCCTGCATCAGCGCGGAGGCGCCGAGCCGGTTGGCCCCGTGGTCGGAGAAGTTGGCCTCGCCAATCGCGAACAGGCCAGGGACGGTGGTCTGCAGGTCGTAGTCGACCCACAGCCCGCCCATCGTGTAGTGCACGGCGGGATAGATCCGCATCGGCACCTCGTACGGGTTCTCCGCGGTGATCCGCGCGTACATGTCGAAGAGGTTGCCGTACTTCTCCTCCACCTTCGCCCGGCCCATCCGCCGGATGGCGTCCGCGAAGTCCAGGTAGACGCCCTCCCCGCCGGGGCCGACGCCGCGGCCCTCGTCGCAGACGTTCTTCGCGGCGCGCGAGGCGATGTCACGGGGCACGAGGTTGCCGAAGGACGGGTAGGCGCGCTCCAGGTAGTAGTCGCGCTCGTCCTCGGGTATCTCGGCGGGCGTCCGGGTGTCGCCCCTGGCCTTCGGCACCCAGATCCGGCCGTCGTTGCGCAGCGACTCGCTCATCAGGGTCAGCTTCGACTGGTGGTCGCCGGTGCGCGGGATACAGGTCGGGTGGATCTGGGTGAAGCAGGGGTTGGCGAAGTAGGCGCCGCGCCGGTGCGCTCGCCAGATCGCGGTGGCGTTGGAGTTCATGGCGTTCGTCGAGAGGTAGAAGACATTGCCGTAGCCGCCGGTCGCGAGGACCACGGCGTCCGCGACATAGGTGTCGATCTTCCCGGTGACCAGGTCCCGGGCGACGATGCCGCGCGCCCGTCCGTCGATGACGATCAGATCGAGCATCTCGGTCCGCGGGTGCAGCTCGACGTTCCCGGCGCCGATCTGCCGCGACAGCGCCTGGTAGGCACCGAGCAGCAGCTGCTGGCCCGTCTGCCCGCGGGCGTAGAAGGTCCGGGAGACCTGGACGCCGCCGAAGGAGCGGGTGTCGAGCAGACCGCCGTACTCCCGCGCGAAGGGCACGCCCTGGGCGACGCACTGGTCGATGATCTCGACGGAGATCTGCGCGAGCCGGTGGACATTCGACTCGCGGGCCCGGAAGTCACCGCCCTTGACGGTGTCGTAGAACAGCCGGTGGACCGAGTCGCCGTCGTTGCGGTAGTTCTTCGCCGCGTTGATGCCGCCCTGCGCGGCGATCGAATGGGCGCGGCGCGCGGAGTCCTGGTAGCAGAACTGCACGACGTGGTAGCCCTGTTCGGCGAGCGTGGCCCCGGCCGAGCCGCCCGCCAGGCCGGTGCCGACCACGATGACGGTGTGCTTGCGGCGGTTGGCGGGGTTGACCAGCTTCGCCTCGAAGCGCCGCCGGTCCCAGCGCTCGGCGACCGGCCCGTCCGGCGCCTTGGTGTCGCGGACCGGCTCCCCGGTCGCGTAGTGCGGGTAGGAGGTCATGTCAGCTCACCACTCCGGTCATGACGGCGACGGGTACGGAGACGAAGCCCACAGTCAGCACCAGCGCGAGGACCTGGGCGAGGGTCTTCAGCAGGCGCTCGCGGGCCCGGCTGCCGACGCCGAGCGTCTGGGCGGCGCTCCAGAAGCCGTGCCGGATGTGCAGTCCGAGGGCCAGCATCGCGACGAGGTAGATGACGTTGCCGTACCAGGTCGAGAAGGTGTCCACGACGTTCTGGTACGGGCGGCCCTCCTGGAAGCCGCCGGTGTGCACGGTGCCGGTGGTCAAGTCGAGCAGGTGCCAGACGATGAACAGGCCGAGGATGATGCCGCCCCAGCGCATGGTGCGGGTGGCGTAGCTGGTCCGGGCCTTCTTGTGCACGTACTTTCCGGGGCGCGCCTTGATGCCGCGGCGGCTGAGCTGGTACGCGGACGTGGCATGGGCGACGACGGCGGCCACCAGGACCACGCGGACCAGCCACAGCGTCCACTCGTCGTGCATGAACGGTTCGCCGACGACGCGCAGCCAGTGGGCGTAGCCGTTGAACTCGTCCGCCCCGAAGAAGATCTTCAGGTTTCCGAGCATGTGGACGACCAGGTAGAGCAGCATGACCAGCCCGCTCACGGCCATCACCGTCTTCTTGCCGACGGTCGAGCCCCACAGCAGGCCCGCGAAGGACGGCCGTCG contains these protein-coding regions:
- the priA gene encoding bifunctional 1-(5-phosphoribosyl)-5-((5-phosphoribosylamino)methylideneamino)imidazole-4-carboxamide isomerase/phosphoribosylanthranilate isomerase PriA encodes the protein MPKLELLPAVDVRDGQAVRLVHGESGSETSYGDPLEAALAWQRSGAEWLHLVDLDAAFGTGDNRAQIAEVARSMDIKVELSGGIRDDDTLAAALATGCRRVNLGTAALETPEWVAKVIAEHGDQIAVGLDVRGTTLRGRGWTRDGGDLYETLARLDTEGCARYVVTDINKDGTLQGPNLELLRNVCAATDRPVVASGGVSSLDDLRALATLVPEGVEGAIVGKALYAKAFTLEEALAAVS
- the hisH gene encoding imidazole glycerol phosphate synthase subunit HisH — its product is MELSPSASRKRVVVFDYGFGNVRSAERALAHVGADVEITRDFDRAMNAEGLLVPGVGAFAACMAGLKEARGDWLVGRRLAGGRPVMGICVGMQILFGRGIEHGVETEGLDEWPGTVGPLKADIVPHMGWNTVEAAEGSRLFAGLPADARYYFVHSYAVHDWELEVGNPHLTAPKVTWATHGEPFVAAVENGPLCATQFHPEKSGDAGAQLLTNWINTL
- a CDS encoding histidinol-phosphate transaminase yields the protein MDELPIRDELRGKSPYGAPQLDVPVRLNTNENPYPLPEPLVRRIAERVTEAARQLNRYPDRDAVELRTELARYLTHTAGHEVNKDQVWAANGSNEVIQQLLQTFAGPGRTALGFEPSYSMHGLISRGTGTGWLSGPRNDDFTIDVEAARAAIAEHRPHVVFICSPNNPTGTAVEAETVLALYEAAQAARADAAGALVVVDEAYGEFSHRPSLLPLIAGRPNLVVSRTMSKAFGAAGLRLGYLAADPAVVDAVQLVRLPYHLSSVTQATALAALEHTDTLLKYVEQLKTERDRLVSELRAAGCRVVDSDANFVQFGLFEDSHATWQAILDHGVLVRDNGVPGWLRVTAGTPAENDAFLDAVRAVLKESKR
- a CDS encoding succinate dehydrogenase, whose translation is MALDTRTDRRPSFAGLLWGSTVGKKTVMAVSGLVMLLYLVVHMLGNLKIFFGADEFNGYAHWLRVVGEPFMHDEWTLWLVRVVLVAAVVAHATSAYQLSRRGIKARPGKYVHKKARTSYATRTMRWGGIILGLFIVWHLLDLTTGTVHTGGFQEGRPYQNVVDTFSTWYGNVIYLVAMLALGLHIRHGFWSAAQTLGVGSRARERLLKTLAQVLALVLTVGFVSVPVAVMTGVVS
- a CDS encoding succinate dehydrogenase/fumarate reductase iron-sulfur subunit, encoding MRLTLRVWRQPNADADGALSTYEVDGISPDMSFLEMLDTLNEELILQGDDPVAFDHDCREGICGACSLVINGAPHGPEHTTTCQLHMRSFRDGDTIDIEPWRAAAFPVVKDLVVDRSAFDRIIQAGGYITAPTGAAPEAHATPVPKPDAESAFEHAECIGCGACVAACPNGAAMLFTSAKVNHLNVLPQGAPERGSRVLDMVAQMDDEGFGGCTLAGECATACPKGIPLFSITAMNREFLRAARKGR
- the hisD gene encoding histidinol dehydrogenase; amino-acid sequence: MISRIDLRGDALPEGGALRDLLPRAEFDVEAALEQVRPICEDVRHRGTAALIDYARRFDGVEIEQVRVPAEALRAALDGLDPAVRAALEESIRRARIVHREQRRTDVTTKVVPGGTVTERWVPVERVGLYVPGGLAVYPSSVVMNVVPAQEAGVEGIAVTSPPQKEFGGRPHPTILAACALLGVDEVYAAGGAQAIAMFAYGTEECLPVNLVTGPGNIFVASAKRLLKGRIGIDAEAGPTEIAVLADATADPEHVAADLISQAEHDTLAAAVLVTDSAELADAVDEALKRQVAATKHIERITEALAGRQSATVLVDGIDEGLRVVDAYGAEHLEIQTADATAVAARVRNAGAVFVGPYAPVSLGDYCAGSNHVLPTGGCACHSSGLSVQSFLRGIHVVDYSRDALAEVAHHVVTLAEAEDLPAHGAALKARFDWKVPQSK
- the hisB gene encoding imidazoleglycerol-phosphate dehydratase HisB, which gives rise to MTRVGRVERTTKETSVLVEIDLDGKGDVDVSTGVGFYDHMLDQLGRHGLFDLKVKTDGDLHIDTHHTIEDTALALGAAFKQALGDKSGIYRFGNCTVPLDESLAQVTVDLSGRPYLVHTEPENMAPMIGSYDTTMTRHIFESFVAQAQIALHIHVPYGRNAHHIVECQFKALARALRYASERDPRAAGIIPSTKGAL
- the hisF gene encoding imidazole glycerol phosphate synthase subunit HisF: MTLAVRVIPCLDVDNGRVVKGVNFQNLRDAGDPVEMAKIYGDEGADELTFLDITASSGNRETTYDVVRRTAEQVFIPLTVGGGVRTPEDVDKLLRAGADKVGVNTAAIARPDVIREIAERFGSQVLVLSVDARRTDAGTPSGYEVTTHGGRRGTGIDAVEWAHRAAELGAGEILLNSMDADGTKDGYDVEMIEAVRKHVSVPVIASGGAGRLDDFAPAVAAGADAVLAASVFHFGDLRISQVKDALRGAGHPVR
- a CDS encoding Rid family hydrolase; this translates as MTIERVRTGSPWEEKIGFARAVAAGDRVLVAGTMPLVDGVLQGEGDPYVQTKAALTHALEALTPFGLGAEAVLRTRLYLTHLRDVDAAGRAHRELFAAAPPVSTLVVVSGFADSRVLVEVELEAFRALSERPEPT
- a CDS encoding fumarate reductase/succinate dehydrogenase flavoprotein subunit codes for the protein MTSYPHYATGEPVRDTKAPDGPVAERWDRRRFEAKLVNPANRRKHTVIVVGTGLAGGSAGATLAEQGYHVVQFCYQDSARRAHSIAAQGGINAAKNYRNDGDSVHRLFYDTVKGGDFRARESNVHRLAQISVEIIDQCVAQGVPFAREYGGLLDTRSFGGVQVSRTFYARGQTGQQLLLGAYQALSRQIGAGNVELHPRTEMLDLIVIDGRARGIVARDLVTGKIDTYVADAVVLATGGYGNVFYLSTNAMNSNATAIWRAHRRGAYFANPCFTQIHPTCIPRTGDHQSKLTLMSESLRNDGRIWVPKARGDTRTPAEIPEDERDYYLERAYPSFGNLVPRDIASRAAKNVCDEGRGVGPGGEGVYLDFADAIRRMGRAKVEEKYGNLFDMYARITAENPYEVPMRIYPAVHYTMGGLWVDYDLQTTVPGLFAIGEANFSDHGANRLGASALMQGLADGYFVLPSTINDYLARHPHHDEVSADHPVVTAAVQETENRLARLLAVDGDRTPDSFHRELGELMWEFCGMARSDEGLRKALDRIPQIREEFWRRLKVPGTGEEFNQSLEKANRIVDYLELAELMCLDALHRAESCGGHFRTEHRTPDGEAARRDEEFSYAAAWEFTATGEAPVLHKEDLVFEYVHPTQRSYA